The following proteins are co-located in the Takifugu flavidus isolate HTHZ2018 chromosome 16, ASM371156v2, whole genome shotgun sequence genome:
- the pals1a gene encoding protein PALS1, with protein sequence MTTSHLNGHVAGEGGGEGRGGDEELRGGQQHREMAVDCPGELGSRTLPLRRSAQLERIRQHQEDLRRRKEEEGRQLDLNASLRLRKLSQHPHIGIDNPTFLQDSHTPLQPVLSSQHTPALLELEELLLSLKQVRGCLADQQSQNDIELVLTLLHKSDFQSALKIHNAVAASMHRPSPPYPHTEQALQLAMEVRSLLQQCQNKEGLELHSLLSEIHVQSLLQAHDSIAEKEMEPEPLPTQGETLTQWGGETVKIIRIEKAKDIPLGATVRNEMESVVISRIVRGGAAEKSGLLSEGDEILEINGVEIRGKDVNQVFDILADMHGLLTFVLIPSTHTRPPPVKENVVHVKAHFDYDPSDDPYVPCRELGLSFQKGDILHIISQSDPNWWQAYRDGDEDNQPLAGLVPGKSFQQQREAMKQTIEEDKEPEKSGKLWCAKKNKRKRKKLLYNAHKNDDVDNEEILTYEEMALYHQPANRKRPIALIGPTGCGQAELRQRLLNNQPDRFAGAVPHTTRSRREGEQSGRDYHFVSRQTFEAEQTAGKLIESGEFEKNLYGTSTDSVRQVINTGKICVLCLHTQALKVLRSSDLKPYIIFIAPPSQERLRALLAKDNKNPKPEELRDIIERAREMEQSCGHLFDAIIVNTDQDKAFNELLRLINKLDTEPQWVPCSWLR encoded by the exons ATGACTACTTCCCATCTAAATGGCCACgtggctggagagggaggaggagaaggccgaggaggagatgaagagctgAGGGGGGGACAGCAGCACCGGGAAATGGCTGTAGATTGTCCAGGAGAGCTGGGGAGTCGAACGCTACCGCTGCGTCGATCTGCACAGCTGGAGAGGATACGACAGCACCAA GAAGATCTTCGGCGGcgtaaagaggaggagggccgGCAGCTGGACCTGAATGCTTCTCTAAGACTCAGGAAACTCTCCCAACATCCTCACATTGGCATTGACAATCCTACATTTCTCCAAGACTCACACACACCGCTGCAGCCGGTGCTCAGTAGCCAGCACACACCTGCTCTACTGg AGTTGGAGGAGTTGCTGCTGTCGCTGAAGCAAGTCCGGGGCTGCCTTGCTGACCAGCAGAGTCAGAATGACATAGAGCTGGTTCTTACCTTGCTGCATAAG TCTGATTTCCAGTCCGCGCTGAAGATACATAATGCAGTGGCCGCCAGCATGCACCGACCTTCTCCTCCGTacccacacacagagcaggCACTTCAGCTGGCCATGGAG GTCAGAAGTCTCCTCCAGCAATGCCAGAACAAAGAAGGACTGGAACTACACAGCTTGCTCTCAGAGATACATGTGCAG tcTTTGCTTCAGGCCCACGACAGCATAGCAGAGAAAGAAATGGAGCCTGAGCCGCTGCCCACCCAAGGAGAGACGCTGACCCAGTGGGGAGGAGAGACTGTCAAGATCATTCGGATAGAGAAGGCCAAAGACATACCACTG GGGGCGACGGTTCGTAATGAAATGGAAAGTGTAGTGATTAGTCGGATTGTTCGAGGAGGGGCAGCAGAGAAGAGCGGCCTATTATCAGAGGGAGACGAAATATTGGAGATAAACGGTGTCGAGATCAGAGGAAAAGATGTCAACCAAGTCTTTGATATTCTT GCCGACATGCACGGCCTCCTGACCTTTGTGCTTATTCCCAGCACTCATACCAGACCCCCTCCTGTAAAAGAGAATGTG GTCCATGTAAAGGCTCATTTTGATTATGACCCGTCGGATGACCCCTACGTGCCATGTAGAGAGTTGGGCCTGTCCTTCCAGAAGGGAGACATCCTTCACATCATCAGCCAATCGGATCCTAACTGGTGGCAGGCCTACAGGGATGGAGACGAGGACAACCAGCCACTAGCTGGACTAGTACCAG GCAAgagcttccagcagcagagagaggctATGAAACAGACCatagaggaggacaaggagccAGAGAAGTCTG GAAAACTGTGGTGTGCCAAgaagaacaaaaggaagagaaagaaactgCTCTACAATGCCCATAAGAATGATG ATGTCGACAATGAGGAGATACTCACCTACGAGGAAATGGCTCTGTATCATCAACCGGCCAATCGGAAGAGGCCGATCGCACTGATTGGTCCGACGGGCTGTGGACAGGCAGAGCTTAGACAGAGACTGCTGAACAACCAACCAGATCGCTTCGCTGGAGCCGTACCTC ACACCACTCGGAGCCGTCGAGAAGGCGAGCAGAGCGGCCGAGATTACCACTTTGTGTCCCGTCAGACATTTGAGGCCGAACAGACTGCAG GGAAGCTGATCGAATCTGGCGAATTTGAGAAGAATCTATATGGGACGAGCACGGACTCTGTGAGGCAGGTCATCAACACTGGAAAAATCTGTGTGCTGTGTCTGCACACACAG GCTCTAAAGGTGCTGAGAAGCTCTGATTTAAAGCCGTACATCATCTTCATAGCCCCACCCTCACAGGAAAGACTCCGAGCCCTCCTCGCTAAGGACAACAAGAACCCCAAG CCTGAGGAGCTGCGTGACATCATCGAGAGAGCCcgagagatggagcagagctgcgGTCACTTGTTTGACGCCATCATTGTCAACACGGACCAGGACAAAGCCTTTAATGAGCTGCTGCGACTCATCAACAAACTGGACACTGAGCCCCAGTGGGTGCCATGCTCCTGGTTACGCtaa